A genome region from Ligilactobacillus cholophilus includes the following:
- the dnaG gene encoding DNA primase, producing the protein MKIPSELIDEVRSEVNILDIVSQKVQLHKSGKNWFGFCPFHPENTPSFSVNEQKQIFNCFSCHRGGNVYKFIMESEGLTFPEAFIRVAELGNVHLDPKYLQTNALDSTQSSENGKLIDLYQKANQLYHHILVNTELGQDALDYLHKREINDDLIEKFQLGYAPETDILKNFVKEKKIDYQLLRKSGLFIEHSTNSDNPIDNLTDRFKGRVMFPIRNENAHPIAFSGRILNQVDVSIPKYLNSPETPIFNKRRVLFNLDKAKVTMRQNKSVILFEGFMDVISAYKAGVTNGVASMGTSLTDEQVRILSHLVSNLSICYDGDDPGQKATKRALEMLMPLEHFDLGVINLPDKLDPDEVIKKYGADKFKEFTIDRRETPINFFMRYYAKGINLENENDQLTYITAILKELATIKDPIERDLYLNRLASRFGIEYQNLESQLQSLITQQQQNRQESEYANFPKDHRSFNDYQKEITNSINLTDSETKYSRIEKAERLLLYRLLHDHSVWVKVHEIENFTFIHENYQTIYVVAEGYFNQYNEFKSAVFLDYVQDEQLQKMITDLEMEEYLGEATNKEIDDCINLIMDEYPIDEKLKIIEQKINKAKRMNDSQQLMSLIMEKTNLLRQKDVMKSTLI; encoded by the coding sequence ATGAAAATACCATCTGAATTAATTGACGAAGTCCGTTCTGAAGTTAACATTTTAGACATAGTCAGTCAAAAAGTCCAGTTGCATAAATCTGGAAAAAATTGGTTTGGTTTTTGTCCTTTTCATCCCGAAAATACTCCTTCATTCTCCGTAAATGAGCAAAAACAAATTTTTAATTGTTTTTCTTGTCATCGTGGAGGTAATGTATATAAATTTATTATGGAGTCTGAAGGTTTAACATTTCCAGAGGCATTTATTCGTGTAGCCGAACTTGGAAATGTCCATTTAGATCCTAAATATTTACAAACGAATGCTCTTGATTCTACGCAATCTTCTGAAAATGGCAAGTTAATTGACTTATATCAAAAGGCAAATCAGTTATATCACCATATTCTTGTAAATACAGAACTTGGGCAGGATGCATTGGATTATTTGCATAAGCGTGAAATAAATGATGATTTAATTGAAAAATTCCAACTTGGTTATGCTCCAGAGACTGATATTTTAAAAAATTTCGTAAAAGAAAAGAAAATCGATTATCAGTTGTTACGTAAGTCAGGATTGTTTATTGAACACTCAACCAATAGTGATAATCCAATTGATAATCTTACTGATCGATTTAAAGGGCGTGTGATGTTTCCTATAAGGAATGAGAATGCACATCCAATTGCTTTTTCTGGAAGAATACTAAATCAAGTTGATGTTTCCATTCCTAAATATTTAAATTCTCCGGAAACACCGATTTTTAATAAACGCAGAGTGCTTTTTAATTTAGACAAAGCTAAAGTAACAATGAGACAAAACAAATCCGTCATTTTATTTGAAGGATTTATGGATGTAATCTCTGCATATAAAGCAGGAGTTACAAATGGCGTTGCATCAATGGGAACAAGTTTAACTGATGAACAAGTTCGCATATTAAGTCATTTAGTGTCAAACTTATCGATTTGTTATGATGGTGATGATCCAGGTCAAAAAGCAACTAAGCGTGCATTAGAAATGTTAATGCCACTGGAACATTTTGATCTTGGAGTTATTAATCTTCCAGATAAACTTGATCCAGATGAAGTAATAAAAAAATATGGTGCTGATAAGTTTAAGGAATTTACAATTGATCGCCGTGAAACTCCTATTAATTTCTTTATGCGCTATTATGCTAAAGGTATTAATTTAGAAAATGAAAATGATCAATTAACGTATATTACTGCAATTTTAAAAGAGCTAGCTACAATAAAAGATCCAATAGAACGAGATTTATATTTGAACCGACTAGCTTCTCGTTTTGGAATTGAATATCAAAATTTAGAATCACAATTACAGTCCCTTATAACTCAGCAACAACAAAATAGGCAAGAATCTGAGTACGCTAATTTTCCAAAAGATCACCGATCATTTAATGATTACCAAAAAGAAATCACAAACAGCATTAACTTAACAGATTCAGAAACAAAATATTCAAGAATAGAAAAAGCAGAACGATTATTGCTTTATCGTCTACTTCATGATCATAGTGTATGGGTTAAAGTTCATGAAATTGAAAACTTTACCTTCATTCATGAGAATTATCAAACAATATATGTGGTTGCTGAAGGGTACTTTAACCAATATAATGAATTTAAGAGTGCTGTTTTTCTAGATTATGTTCAAGATGAACAGTTACAAAAAATGATTACTGATTTAGAGATGGAAGAATATCTTGGTGAGGCAACAAATAAGGAAATCGATGATTGTATAAATTTAATCATGGATGAGTATCCAATTGATGAAAAGCTCAAAATAATTGAGCAAAAAATCAATAAAGCTAAACGTATGAACGATAGTCAACAACTGATGTCGTTAATAATGGAAAAAACTAATTTATTACGTCAAAAAGATGTTATGAAATCGACATTAATATAG
- the rpoD gene encoding RNA polymerase sigma factor RpoD, with protein sequence MKFDEKTFKKEVNSLIKDYKSKGQIQYDELSKKIAESMHLDADQMDILIERVEDAGISVVDENGEPSKASLKAANHAAEEAKKDVSAPTTGIKINDPVRMYLKEIGRVDLLTADEEIELALRIEQGDEEAKQRLAEANLRLVVSIAKRYVGRGMSFLDLIQEGNMGLMKAVEKFDYRKGFKFSTYATWWIRQAITRAIADQARTIRIPVHMVETINKLIRIQRQMLQDLGREPIPEEIGAEMDMPTEKVREILKIAQEPVSLETPIGEEDDSHLGDFIEDQDATSPADHAAYELLKEQLDSVLDTLTDREENVLRLRFGLDDGRTRTLEEVGKVFGVTRERIRQIEAKALRKLRHPSRSKQLKDFLE encoded by the coding sequence ATGAAATTTGATGAAAAGACTTTTAAAAAAGAAGTAAATTCACTAATTAAGGATTATAAAAGCAAAGGACAAATTCAATATGATGAATTAAGTAAAAAAATTGCTGAATCAATGCATTTGGATGCAGATCAAATGGATATATTAATTGAACGTGTCGAAGATGCTGGAATTTCAGTTGTAGATGAGAATGGTGAACCAAGTAAAGCAAGTCTTAAGGCTGCAAATCATGCTGCAGAAGAAGCTAAAAAAGATGTTTCTGCTCCTACAACAGGAATAAAAATCAACGATCCTGTTAGAATGTATTTAAAAGAAATTGGTCGAGTTGATTTACTAACTGCTGATGAAGAAATTGAACTTGCTTTAAGAATTGAACAAGGTGATGAAGAAGCCAAACAACGTCTTGCAGAAGCTAACTTACGTTTAGTTGTTTCTATTGCTAAACGATATGTAGGTCGTGGAATGTCATTCCTTGACTTAATTCAAGAAGGTAATATGGGACTTATGAAAGCTGTAGAAAAATTTGATTACCGTAAAGGATTCAAATTTTCAACATATGCTACATGGTGGATTCGTCAAGCAATTACTCGTGCCATTGCTGATCAAGCACGTACAATCCGTATTCCAGTACACATGGTTGAAACAATTAATAAATTAATTCGTATTCAACGTCAAATGTTACAAGATTTAGGACGTGAACCTATTCCAGAAGAAATCGGTGCTGAAATGGATATGCCAACCGAAAAAGTTCGCGAAATTCTTAAAATTGCACAAGAACCAGTTTCATTAGAAACACCAATCGGTGAAGAGGATGATTCACATTTAGGTGATTTCATTGAAGACCAGGATGCAACAAGTCCTGCAGATCATGCTGCATATGAATTATTAAAAGAACAACTTGATAGTGTACTAGATACATTAACTGATCGTGAAGAAAATGTTTTACGTCTAAGATTTGGATTAGACGATGGTCGTACAAGAACTCTAGAAGAAGTTGGTAAAGTATTTGGCGTTACAAGAGAACGTATTCGTCAAATTGAAGCTAAAGCTTTGCGAAAATTACGTCATCCTTCACGTTCAAAACAATTGAAAGATTTCTTAGAGTAG